A window of Macrotis lagotis isolate mMagLag1 chromosome 1, bilby.v1.9.chrom.fasta, whole genome shotgun sequence genomic DNA:
GGTCAAAACAGTagtagaaatcaaaagaaaaaaacacaatttaaTTTTCAATGAGTACTCATAAGCTGTGTGCCCTGGGAAATATAGGACCTGCCATGACagtctgtatttttttctctgtatagcaatttaaatattttataaaaatgtattaaaacagtgaaatattttatactagcaagaaaagaaaatttgaggaaatCATTAGATTTCATCATTGGATATCTTGTTTCAGTTTCTCTAGTTATTATAGATGGTCATTTTGAATGActattgtttaaaagaaattcaacactTTTGTGCCAACTCTCTGATGGTGAGCCTCTTTATCCTTTGTCTTATATcaagtctttttcattttgttggatTCGGAAGAATTGGAATTCTGATAAATCTGTGCATCTCCTTTTGATGATGAGACATTTAGTGAGTATAAATGCTCAAGGTCCAAATGGTTTTATGATAATCATTGTAATTCCTGCTCTCAAATGTGTCTAatcatttttctactttatctAAGATGCTACACTGACTCAATATAATAACTagtctagaattttattttctgtttccctCAGAATACTTCATAAGATTAGTTGAACATTTATTCCTGTCTAATTTCACATATCTTTCCTCAACTTATTCTACACTCTAGTCAAACATAATTCCTTATGATATATGATGTCAGAGcccaaagaagagaagggagccCATAATTTCAAATAATCCTCCTGATGTTTGGAGGGAAATCTTCATATTTctatgattattatatttttcagtaAAAATATCTGTGTTGAAAGGTTATCCATAAAAATGATAAGCATTGAATTTATGACTTGTTCCTGACCTTCACTTCCTGTTCGAATGAGTgagtaaatttatttaaaaagaaaaaagaaaattcattcaagtaatttttttggacCCATCAGCCACCAATTAGATAAATGACTGTCCTTTGTTGCTTGTCTCATGAAACGTATACTTATTTCAATATTTACTGCTATAATTAGAATGTAGTTTAAACTTTATACTGCAAGCACAGGGAAGTGGAAGACTGATCTTTATAAGTTTGATATCTATGAGTAGAACACTAATCTTGGAATTCAGAAAAACCCCTCtcccttaattcaaatctggtttcataaCACTTACTaaatatgtgaccctggatacagaatttaaactattttacttcaatttattcaaatgtaaaataaatttgagaacaaaaagaacattttttcttGGATACTAGAGATTTTTACTCCAGTATCCTTCCCATGAAAATGCTaaattggagtcacaaagaatcaaacttCACTAAAAAACCTGAAGAACAGACAAAGTGTAGGTGAGaacaaaatgagattatatttggaCATAGCAAATCACTTTATAGATACTATGAAgaagtggaaagaatattttGAGGTCCTCACATCCTTGGCAAGAACAGAATTTACTTGACTATCCTATATGCTCTCTTCTAGTTTCTCTGTACAAAGTTCTTGTTGCATCATCCATGGGTCTGCAAAAACATCAATTTAGTTGGTAAAACCTAAGAAAGGAGCAGCTCTGCAGATGAATTCTCTCAAGATCCATTATAAATCCCAAAGGGGACATTAACATTGATTCAGATGAACAAATATGCATCTGCTTCAACAGCAGAATTACAAATCCCTGTATTCTTGGGCTTTATAGTTTAGTAGAAAGCAACAAGAATCATCAACATTCAGTTTCTCCATTCTTAGGCATTTTTCTCAGCAGATCATTTTGACTACAGTGAACAGTAAAATTACTATAAAACCAGGTTGGAAATATAACTTTAAATTGCTTCAGTGTTTTCTTAATTTAGTTCATGTCTAGTGATTGAATATTTGTAGATGGCACAGGGATCCGCTAGCTGCATTGGAGTCTCACAGAATACATGTAAGGGTGAGGGCATGCACAGGACTTGGGATATTGTTTGGGGGATTTCTGTGTGTCATTCTTGCATTTTTCACAAGAAGTGAACTACAGAGTAAGAATAACCATAGCAACAGCAATAAAAGATATTTCAATAGTGTTTTTCCAATTGAAATGCTTGCTGTTCCAGGTACATTgcaatgccttacaaaaatatttatttaatagttcTTTGACTCCTTACCTCAATTGATTTTCACAGCAAATGTGAggtagttattattaatattatcaacaTTTTCTAGCTGAAAGCACTGAAACTCTGAGATGTTAACTGAATAGTGGAGGGGCTCTCACACCTGGTGAATTACCTGTTATCTGACTTCAACCTAGGTCTTTGTGATTCTCATTCCTTTATTGCATTTTGCTTCCTATAGAAAACttagatcattgatttagaattgGGGAGAATCTAAGAATtcacttttcccctcccccactatCCTCTATTTTTTATATCAGAAAAGTAATTCTCTCTAATGTACATTGAGTTGCTGATGATCATGAAAGCAGCAAATAGcaggagaatttgaattcaggacttttaATTCAAAAATCCAATATTAACttagtcttctgatttcaaattgtgtgaaattttttcttatttttttattggaaAGACAATATTTACATGAGCAGTATTTAAATGAAGTGTGtttcaaataacaaaaatgatcAGGGTTTTAATACACTAATTAAATCAGCCTCCTTGATAGCTGAATGTTTCTTTTTACTACATCTGAAATCCTCAAATGAAGAATTGAGAGAGACCTTTGAGCTcaactacttttttttagggtttttttttggcaaggcaaatggggttaagtagcttgcccaaggtgacacagctagttaattattaagtgtctgagaccagatttgaacccaggtactcctggctccagggccagtgctttatccactgtgccacctagctgccctgctcaACTATTTCTTTGCCCAGTATAGGAGTAGGTCCCTTTGCAGCATTCTGGACAACTAATTATCTAGTTTTGAATGTCTATCCTACCAGGAAATCCCTCATTCAGGTCAGTCCATTCTATTATTCCATAGTAAACATTGGTtgacttttctgtcttcttttataCTAAAATGTTTTCACAAAATGTTTATGCATCACTTTAGCAAGTTTTCTTCCAGAGTCCCAGGATTGCAGGCAGTGGGAGGAATATTAGAGTCCATGAACGtaatattttcattgtttgttGTTTCCACCCATTAGACTGTAGCTTCTAAAAGTAGCAGGTAAGTGTGCTGAAGGACAAATAGGTCAGGAGATGAGACAAGATTGGGGAAGTGGGTCAGTATTGTGGTAAGTCCTCCTGCCTTCTAAGTGAGGAGATAAGAGAACACATGGTCCTGTTGGTAGATATTAAATTTGTCTTTTCATCAAATTGAATgttccctttttttcctgttcctttcAAAGAATTCACTTCTTTGGTGTGGTGTGAGGGAGAGATTGCTTTCTATACAGAAGAGGGAAGATCCAACATTGTTTGGGAGAAAGATTAGACTGAGTTGTAATGAATATCTTCAGTTTTAAGCCTTGAACAGTTCCAGAATGAAAAGATCATGACTATTCCCAGTTGAGGACAGGAGAGAATAATTCTGCCACATTAATGACTAAGATCTTCATGTtttttacaaaaaatttaaaagttgtaAACTGCTTACAAGGAGCTTACAAATAAATAAGGGATAAACAACAAAGAGTCCTCTGAACAGAACTACTTAGGCATAGTATTCTTAGGAAGGCATAAGAAAATATGAGGAAGAATAGGTCCTCGTCAACTAAAATTTGACCTATAGTAGGGAGCCTTTGTCCTCAATTCTAGTGCCCTCTCCCTAGTAATTATTTTCTACTTCCACTGTTTACAGGTGGTTTGTATGTAATTATATGTTTGTAGAGTCTCCTACAGGAAAAATTAACACTAAATAAAGGTTCattgactggaaaaaaaagaacaaagtgagTAGGTTCTTTCATCTAGAAAGAACTATAAATTACAGGGATTTCCATCAATGGGAAGATAACTGAAATAGTTGTGATGTATGGTTGTGATGAAATACTTCTATTACTAAAAGACATCTTgggctcaatgattttagaaagtcATGTAAAGACAGGCACAAAAAGGTGAAGAGGAAAAAGTGCAGAAGCAAGATATCATTATATACAGTATCATCAATATCACGTTAAGAATGTCTTTTTGAGCAACCTATTGTGATTATTAATAcaaatttaagaataaatgaaaaatgaaaaagactctTATTTGTATTCAAAGAATAAACtcataaaaagaagcaaatgtaaataatttatatatatacattcatctTGGTGTCTATTTAGGACAGATggggaagaaagtaagaaaaatgggataaaagaaatttacataattttgttatatatttaaaaggggTAGCAATACTAATTTTGCAATTTCATATTAATGAGGTTTTTATCATAATGATGTTATGGAAATGATACTTTCAtcctataaaatgaaatcaaaatattttttttaaaaaataataattatggaGCTGCCAGTGATGAAATATGCAACAAACCAATCCATGATAGCTCAgggaaattttgaattttgagtctcaTCTACTTTCAAACTTAACAAACAGTTCTCTCCCAAAATTGTattatttctcatctcttcctggcactggaaaatttttcttgcaattcaaatagaaagaaaggCCAGCTAATAATAGGTCgactcagtttcctgattccCTATCATGGTAAGTAATCAATAAGGAAAGGATTATGAATACAGAACTACTGATATGAACCAGGCTGATTTTTTTAAGAACGTCAGTCAATAAATTGTTCATCCCAAGGACTCAGTTAATTCAAgtaattcattcatttgatttatttctaTTGAAATCAGTTTTATGACAATCATCATTTTTAACCACAGATTTAGTCCTGGTCTTTGCATTAATctaatattcttccttttctaaaacTTGTCTTTTGGACTTTAGGTGATAAAGTAAAAGAATCATGATGTGGAATGAAAAGAATCAGACTTTTGATGGAGATTTCCTCTTATTAGGATTATTGGATCCAAACCATTATGGATTACTCTTCTTAATGCTTATTCTTATCATTTTTATGTTGGCAATTATGGGAAACACAGTCATGATTCTTCTTATCTACCTTGATGTCTGCCTCCACACTCCAATGTATTTCCTTCTCAGTTATCTCTCTTTTACAGATATCTTGCACATTTCCAACATTGTTCCAATGATGACCAGTAACTTCATATCTGGCAGCAATTCTATCACATTAGCAGGTTGTGggtttcaaatctttttttctctcatgtttttggGTGTTGAATGCCTTCTCCTTGCAGCCATGTCCTATGATCGCTATGTAGCCATCTGTCACCCACTGCGTTACCCCATCTTTATGAACCATCGGATTAGTGTCCTAATGGCTTCTGGAAGCTGGTTTTGGGGAATCATCAACTCCACTATGCATACAACTTATGTAATGCTTCTCCCATATTGTGCATCAAGGACCATTGATCACTTTTTCTGTGAAATTCCAGCCATGTTGAAAATCTCCTGTGCTGACACATCATGGTATCAAACAGTAGGAATTAATGCGAGTGCTGTGTTCTTCCTCCTAATTCCATTGTCCATCATCCTTGCATCTTATGGACAAATTTTTCGTACTGTGCTTCATATTAAATCAATGGAAGCCCAGAAAAAAGCCTTCTCCACTTGTTCCTCCCACCTGGTTGTAGTGTTCATGTACTATGGTCCATTTACTTTTACATACACAAGACCAAGATCATATCATACACCAGGTCAGGACAAGGTCTTAGCAATTTCATATACCATTCTCACTCCTATGCTCAACCCTTTCATCTACAGTCTCAGAAATAAAGATGTCTTATGTGCTCTGAAGAAGGTTTTAGGAAAGAGAGTTAtacaaagaatttaatatttatttataattagatTCAATGTCTTTTGAGGGCCTATTAGAAATGTATGGAAATCATCATAAGTATCATTCAAGTATTATGATGCTTTTGACTGCCATTAAACATacaatgaaataaacagaacctaTTCTAATATTTGTCTCTCCATGGAAATTCTATTTTgatcctttttatgttttttgaactttttcatgAGTTCTGTTTAATTTATTGCAAGGGTAATGGTATTCATTGATGTTTCAATTCCTCTATTATATAACAATCTCATATGCACATGGTATCAGCCAAATGTTAAAGTTTTATAGATCATTCAAAAATTGTGATTCACAGCTACATCAAAGAATCATTACTGTATCAAAAGTACTGAATATCTATTGTTTTTTGTATCATACATTGATATTGTCCTTGAATTCCTCACTGTCTGACTTTAAGGAATTCTACTTCTCCATATTATTCAACACAGTTttacaaagacacacacacacatacacacacacacacacacacagagacatatcCATTCAATCATTTCTCTTCTCCACTTGAAAAAGATAAATGTCTTTGGAGGTGATATGGTTGCAGATGATCTTGACTTTACCATTTGAAATACAGAATTCAATGAACTAAGGTGTTTGGGGAATTAAAATTGCCCTGATTAAAATAAAAGAGACCCAGGCAGGAATTTGAGCAAATGTAAATTTATTAAAGGGTCCATGATCCATCTTAATGAGTTGGGCATCCATCATTTTCCACAATCTTAGATATCCCCCTTTACTGGGATAGTATTGTAATATAATTTGCCCAAATATACAGAAAAAGCATGGTGAAGTAAAGGATCTCATTGGTTTATAGACCTTGATCCTGAGGACCATAAATGATATATTAGTAAAGGATTATATATTGGGTCAATCATCAGGCATTCCCACTGACTAAATGGTCATGAAATAGTCTTATAACAGACAGGCTACTTCTTAGTTTAGGCAGGAGGAGATGGCACGTGTTATACATCCTGACTAAGTGGACATAAGATAGACACTTGCTGGGTTTAGAGGTACAAAAATACATTCAAACTTTGCATGTATTTGAGGAATTTGAtcaacaagaaaaggaaaaatgacattgaACTAGCTTCCTA
This region includes:
- the LOC141509354 gene encoding olfactory receptor 2AJ1-like, translating into MWNEKNQTFDGDFLLLGLLDPNHYGLLFLMLILIIFMLAIMGNTVMILLIYLDVCLHTPMYFLLSYLSFTDILHISNIVPMMTSNFISGSNSITLAGCGFQIFFSLMFLGVECLLLAAMSYDRYVAICHPLRYPIFMNHRISVLMASGSWFWGIINSTMHTTYVMLLPYCASRTIDHFFCEIPAMLKISCADTSWYQTVGINASAVFFLLIPLSIILASYGQIFRTVLHIKSMEAQKKAFSTCSSHLVVVFMYYGPFTFTYTRPRSYHTPGQDKVLAISYTILTPMLNPFIYSLRNKDVLCALKKVLGKRVIQRI